In Limisalsivibrio acetivorans, one genomic interval encodes:
- a CDS encoding recombinase family protein: MSKTIYVCIERRYLIRLNDQRENAESVLEDELGYGIMKYFNYYKGFAKCQNKSAKGKMSCKLGELVCLCIGYFENVEVGKLRVISEFASYCVKEQLYLPRDDYSTNTTVKANTQRKTKADEFAISIKPYIYELMSSGCTTKYKIAEELNKMGILTRRNMLWNAKTVSRILKRLNEIN; the protein is encoded by the coding sequence ATGTCGAAAACAATCTATGTGTGTATTGAAAGAAGATATTTGATAAGGCTGAACGACCAGAGAGAAAATGCTGAAAGTGTATTAGAAGATGAACTTGGTTATGGCATCATGAAGTATTTCAATTATTATAAGGGCTTTGCGAAATGTCAGAACAAGTCAGCAAAGGGTAAGATGAGCTGTAAGCTTGGTGAACTGGTGTGCCTTTGTATAGGATATTTTGAGAATGTTGAGGTGGGTAAACTTCGAGTTATAAGCGAGTTCGCCTCTTACTGTGTAAAGGAACAACTTTATCTGCCTAGAGATGACTATTCTACAAATACTACTGTAAAGGCCAATACTCAGAGAAAGACCAAAGCTGATGAATTTGCAATATCTATCAAACCTTATATATATGAGCTTATGAGTTCTGGCTGTACAACAAAATACAAGATTGCTGAGGAGCTCAACAAAATGGGCATTCTTACTCGGCGTAATATGCTGTGGAATGCGAAAACTGTTTCACGAATTTTAAAGCGCTTGAATGAAATAAATTGA
- a CDS encoding helix-turn-helix transcriptional regulator, which yields MKTEVTELQIIRRKEVENMTGLSRSSIYALMKTGNFPQSIKLTERTTGWLKHEIESWLMEKVEERNKRSA from the coding sequence ATGAAAACAGAAGTTACTGAACTACAAATTATTCGCAGGAAGGAGGTTGAAAACATGACCGGCCTTTCCAGGTCTTCGATTTACGCTTTGATGAAAACAGGGAATTTCCCCCAATCAATCAAACTTACCGAGAGAACCACAGGTTGGCTAAAGCATGAAATTGAGTCTTGGTTAATGGAAAAAGTAGAGGAACGCAACAAACGTTCAGCTTAA